A part of Hevea brasiliensis isolate MT/VB/25A 57/8 unplaced genomic scaffold, ASM3005281v1 Scaf188, whole genome shotgun sequence genomic DNA contains:
- the LOC110634886 gene encoding glucan endo-1,3-beta-glucosidase 6, giving the protein MGLFCVVFALISLLSVVSTVSGIGANWGTQATHPLPPDTVVRLLRDNGIQKVKLFDADYDTLRALGKSNIEVMVGIPNDMLLSLATSMKAAEKWVSKNVSTHISTNNVNIRYVAVGNEPFLETYNGSFLKTTFPALQNVQSALVKAGLSNQVRVTVPLNADVYASSTGLPSGGDFRADIHDLMITIVKFLSDSGSPFTVNIYPFISLYSDSNFPVEYAFFDGNATPLNDGGTSYYNMFDANYDTLVYALQKNGFANLPIIVGEIGWPTDGDRNANIFYAQRFNQGFMSHISGGKGTPMRPGPIDAYLFSLIDEDAKSIDPGNFERHWGIFTYDGRAKYSLNLGTTNSGVLIEAKNVHYLERKWCVMKSSAKIDDPNVAPSVSYACGLADCTSLGYGTSCGGLDARGNISYALNSYYQIQNQLDSACKFENISTITKNDPSTGTCRFEIMIEPYYGGAEHTVGCSRKALGLAAGLILLLISIL; this is encoded by the exons ATGGGATTGTTCTGTGTGGTTTTTGCATTAATATCATTACTTTCAGTCGTGAGTACAGTGAGTGGAATAGGTGCCAACTGGGGCACACAAGCAACCCACCCACTGCCCCCAGATACTGTGGTGAGGCTACTGAGGGACAATGGAATCCAAAAAGTTAAGCTTTTTGATGCAGATTATGATACACTGAGAGCACTTGGTAAATCTAATATTGAGGTCATGGTGGGAATCCCAAATGACATGCTTTTATCTCTGGCTACCAGTATGAAGGCTGCTGAGAAATGGGTTTCCAAAAACGTCTCCACACATATCTCCACTAATAATGTCAATATCAG ATATGTTGCAGTTGGAAATGAACCTTTCTTGGAAACATACAATGGAAGCTTTCTTAAAACAACtttcccagcactccagaatgtccAGTCTGCCCTTGTAAAGGCTGGGCTGAGCAACCAAGTAAGGGTGACTGTTCCCCTGAATGCTGATGTCTATGCGAGTTCAACTGGCCTTCCATCTGGTGGTGACTTTCGAGCTGATATCCATGATCTCATGATTACCATTGTTAAGTTCTTGAGTGACAGTGGTTCCCCCTTTACTGTGAATATCTATCCTTTCATAAGCCTTTATTCTGATTCAAACTTTCCAGTGGAGTATGCTTTCTTTGATGGCAATGCGACTCCTTTGAATGATGGTGGGACATCCTACTACAACATGTTTGATGCTAATTACGATACTCTTGTGTATGCCTTGCAAAAGAATGGATTTGCTAACTTGCCTATCATTGTTGGAGAGATTGGGTGGCCTACTGATGGAGATAGGAATGCTAACATATTTTATGCTCAGCGATTCAACCAAGGTTTTATGTCACATATTTCAGGCGGGAAAGGAACCCCAATGAGGCCTGGACCTATTGATGCatatttatttagtttgattGATGAGGATGCTAAGAGCATTGATCCGGGGAACTTCGAACGTCACTGGGGGATATTTACATATGATGGCAGAGCCAAGTACTCCCTTAACCTTGGTACCACAAATTCAGGAGTTTTAATTGAAGCGAAAAATGTCCATTACCTGGAGCGCAAGTGGTGTGTGATGAAGTCATCAGCAAAGATTGATGACCCAAATGTAGCACCTAGTGTGAGCTATGCTTGCGGACTTGCTGACTGTACCAGCCTTGGTTATGGGACTTCCTGTGGAGGTCTGGATGCTAGGGGAAACATTTCATATGCATTGAACAGTTACTATCAGATTCAGAATCAACTTGACAGTGCATGCAAGTTTGAAAACATTTCAACAATCACCAAAAATGATCCATCAACTGGAACTTGCAGATTTGAGATAATGATTGAGCCGTATTATGGAGGTGCAGAACATACAGTAGGATGCTCTCGAAAGGCATTGGGTTTGGCTGCGGGTCTTATTCTGCTTTTGATatcaattttataa